In the Artemia franciscana chromosome 1, ASM3288406v1, whole genome shotgun sequence genome, one interval contains:
- the LOC136027187 gene encoding small ribosomal subunit protein uS19-like has protein sequence MADEAHVVKKRTFRKFTYRGVDLDQLLDMSMDQLLELMGSHNRRRFRRGLKRKHMALLKKLRAAKKNASELEKPAVVKTHLRNMVIVPEMVGSIVGVYNGKVFNTVEIKPEMIGHSLGEFSLCYKPVKHGRPGIGATHSSRFIPLK, from the exons gaaGCACATGTTGTCAAGAAGCGTACTTTTCGCAAATTTACCTACAGAGGTGTTGATTTGGACCAACTTCTAGACATGAGCAT ggACCAGCTGTTGGAACTGATGGGCTCCCACAACCGCAGGAGGTTTCGTCGTGGATTGAAGAGAAAGCATATGGCACTGTTGAAAAAGTTAAGAGCTGCCAAGAAAAATGCATCTGAGCTCGAAAAACCAGCTGTTGTCAAAACTCACCTTCGTAATATGGTTATTGTCCCAGAGATGGTTGGTTCCATTGTTGGGGTCTACAATGGAAAAGTGTTTAACACTGTTGAAATCAAG ccCGAAATGATTGGTCACAGTTTGGGAGAGTTTTCTCTTTGCTACAAGCCTGTCAAGCATGGTCGACCTGGTATTGGTGCCACTCACAGCTCCAGATTTATTCCTCTCAAGTGA